A segment of the Trifolium pratense cultivar HEN17-A07 linkage group LG7, ARS_RC_1.1, whole genome shotgun sequence genome:
atataactcaagacaatatttcttttaatagtTTAATTAACAAGGATTAGAGAACTCTTGATAGAAGAAATAGTATTAAAGCAAATACGGAGGAATTGTAAAAGCAATAACTAAAATGTAAATGTATTAGAACATTCTGGATAGTTAGAACACGATTAATAAATATGAGAACTCTGAAAATATTTAGTTAGTTGATTAATGTGAGTGTGTGTTTCAAGAGTGGGGAAGATATAAGAGTAAGAGAAATAGCTAGCACACACAAAAGTTATTATGGTTCATCCAAGGTGGACTAATCTAGTCCTCACAAACTTGTGAGATTTTTCACTAAGACGTTCAGCTCATAACCTTTTGCTTAGCATCACCTTATCTGATCACCATTGGatcaaatacattttaatttgtattctTGAGCCTCAACAGACTTACAAACTACTTTTCTTCACTCGGAaagacttttacaaaattaCTTAATTTATCATGAAAGAAAGATTTGAGAAGAGTTACAACGAGTATAATGATTTTTTTGGAAATTTGGTTTCTCCCAGCTCGTGAATGAGAGTGATTAATAGCAAACTAAActatttgtttttcacaaaTATATTGATCAAACTTTGAGCTTGCTTTGATGAAGACTTTGTGTAGCTTTTGATGAATTCTTTGAGTAAACTCTTGGTTTATTCATTATGAACAAGTGCCAAGAGGGGAGCGTGTTTAAAAATCAAATCCGTTAGACACATCCCTTGTGTGTTTGCTATTTTGCTATGAATAGTGGATTATGGTTGTAGTATACAGGACCCTCTCAGAGTATTTAGAGGTCCcgagcaaaaaataaaaatggaccccttataaaaacataattttttttattaaaaataacataatatatataaattgtaaacaatttcaataacataaaaaataatcattcattgttgtgactaataaaaaaaaggtcataTTGTAATCAATATCATCAAAATAGTACATTTTAGCTACTTAAAAAAAGCCTCCTTCTAgtattttttgaagcaaattcaTCAACCAAGTCTTCATATTGTATATTCGGTGAAGGGAGGATGAGAAAGACGCTGACATGAAGTAACGTGATGAAAGCGAAAGACGTGAAACTGTGAAATAGAAAGATGCGTGCTGCCTTGCCTTGAgatttcttttttgttggtCTAATTATGCTTTGCTGGGCTATTATTGTTGCTGGCCCATTATTGTTGCTACTTAAACCCCTCAATATTACTACCTATTaccaaaatgttttttttttcaggccCCTTTTTTTTGTGGCCATGTGCTGGAGGCCTGGTAGCCTGGCCCAAAACCGGCCCTGGTAGTATAGTGCATTATGATTGCTGGATAATTGAGCGTAGCACACAACTCATCCATAGTGAAGGAGATATTTCTATCATGTAAGTTGCAAAGCTTGCAAGTGGGAATTTCCACATATGTTAATTCCTTTATGATTCATCCATAATAGCATAACTTCACTGTCATTTTCTCTCAGTATGTGTTAGATATGCTACACCCTTATCCAATACATTATTTTATGCATTGGACAAAAATCTAGCATATctcacacataccaagaaaaaAGACGGATAAGACATGCTTAAAATACAttatatatgaatgaaaaaatctctaagtaaattaaaaaactctaaataatttatcaatttgCAAAGCCAAGAAACCTTGATTTATCAATGGATCCGAATTCTCTCCTTCTAAAGTCTATACATCAGTCTTTCAACCATATAAATAGGTCGTTAGATATATTCTACAGATGAtatagaaaaacaataaatgtGGTGAAATAAAAACTTGATACAGAAGAAAAACCAATTAACACCAAATTCACATTAATTGCATACCTGGGGGGAGTTTAGAATATGGGCAAGTGAATTTGCTACTAATCAAATTAACATGATATGAATCAAGTCATACGctatacaaaaatatatatatgaggtgAGAATGGATCCTCTTCAGTGTGATTTTTACTGGAGGAAATAATGTTTAGATCTTGACCTTCCATCTCTTTTTTTATACCATGGTCAActtgcaacaaaaaaaacttgtgGCCAGAATTTCACTGGATCCACTTTACAATGGAGAGATCCTCTCTGAGGCACCTATCAAGCCTCTCCTTTCCGTTTGGGGCCAACCAAAGACGAGAATCATTATTGCAAGAATTATGGACATTTCAACATGTTTAGAATACATAGTAATATTAGATACGATGATTTTTAATACATGTTTTAGAATACGATAATATTGAATCAAATCAacataattttgatttgaaTGCTCATGTTGATTATTTACACAAAAGTCATACGCTATATCATTTGTTTTGGTGCGTGTGTTTCAAtagggtgttttttttttgagttcTTTGTTAATTTACggtatcaataaaaataatgcattttatattaatattttaatataattaataaaaataaatcaatggTATTTTAGAAGaataaaacttatatgcattgttttaagtgcaatttttcctgttccTCTTACAAAAAggtagtttttttatattttttaatttaaaagaaaaaaaagaaaactgtttttaaacaataataatcaccttcatgtatctagcacagtaagaACTGTGTATAAGGTGgtgtacataagtttggtccaTTTTAGAATTAGAACCCGGATCATACCGCAAGTACAACCTCCAACATGATATTAAGAAGAATTCTTGcaacaagaaaaaaaagaaaagaaaaaccaaaacaaatatATAGTGTATGACTTCGGTGTACCATAGATTTTGATTCATATCATATTGGTTTGGTTTCTTTCACTTGTTCAACTTATCCTCTctcaattgtcaaaaaaaaaaaaaaaaaaaacttctcacTCTCCCAAATTAGGAAACTTACCAATTAATGTGGATTtgatgcctttttttttttgttataatatcAGATTTTGATTTCACCATATTTATTGTATTTCAATATCACTCGTAAGACATATCTAACGACATACGTAAATGATTTAGAGACTGATGTAGAGGTTTTAGAATGAGAAGATTCAAGTTCTTTATGAATTTATACTCTTTTCGTATTATtatcatatactccctccggtcttatatataaggaacacattgagaaaaacacacataccaaggaaacttattttttttattaaaaattctaaaatattatatgttatTCCAAAATTAACCTTGGGAATatgtttgtgtaattaatgcataacattgaaataagttgcattttatacaatttaataagggtatacaagagattatctatttaataaagaataaatttaaagagtgtttcttataaaaatgaccaaattttttttctaaaatgttccttatatataggaccggagggagtagtatttaTTTAGAGATTCTTttgtcatttttaatttttttattaatttcattctaATTAGATAGATCAAGGTATCAATATCATTCTAATTAATTTCATTCTAATTAGATAGATCAaggtattaattttttttattactatattATCGTCCAAAAATTCAACTAtgtcattataaaaaaataaaataaaatccaaatatGTCACCTAACCCAGTGCAGTTTAGCACACACCCCCCAGTGCAAGTTAGCACACTCCCCCCCAGTGCAAGTTAGCACACACCCCTAAGCGCAGGTTAAAACGCTGAACAAAAATTTCGCAATAGCCTCTTTCGTTTCCAAACAGCTACTTCCTTCCTCCTCCGATAATGGCGGCCACCACGTCGTGTTCTCAGGCTATCTCCGCCACCTCTGAAATCAAAACCAAACCGATCACTACCAGAAGCTTTCCCATCACCAACCTCGCACTCCAATCTTCCAAACTCACTTCCAAAACCCTAACTCTTCGCCGATCCACCGGCATCGTCGCCTCATCCCTCTCCTCTCGCACGGTGTCAGTGCCAGCGATCCAAATCCCCGCCTCACTCGATTTCAACACGTCGCttttcaagaaagaaaaagtcAACCTCGCCGGACACGAAGaggttctctctctctctctccctctctcatTTTTTCAGATTTTGAACGTTAAACTTATTTTAATCATTGTTTTGATAATAATTAATTGCAGTTTATCGTGAGAGGTGGCAGAGATTTATTCCATTTGTTGCCAGATGCTTTCAAAGGGATTAAGCAGATTGGTGTTATCGGCTGGGGATCACAGgtgatttttttcattactCTCAATGCTATAATAATATGTTAAACCAATACTATAACTTAATGTTATATTTAATATGAATCCAATATACTCAGAAATGTTACACCgttcaataacgttttaactaatataaagtttacaaaatctaccgttggattgaaagtttatatcatatagatcattcatataaatttttatagaaatctaaaatcatttgatatgttatcggACTCATCCAGATTAACGGTGTAAatgcttaatatatatatatttttttattttaaaatggtaTGGCTTaatgttaatatttgttttgttgttaGTTGAAAATGCATATTTTGATATGATTGTTAAGTTGGTGTTGTAATTATCAGGGACCGGCTCAAGCTCAAAACCTAAGGGACTCACTTGTTGAAGCAAATTCTGATATTGTGGTTAAGGTGTGTGATTATGGTTctagttttgtttgtttgttctaTGTTACTGTCTTTTATGGAGATGGATTTTTGTTAGTTACTGCGTCATACAGTTTTCAATCTCAATTGTTCGATTTGAATCAGTGGCACAAATTGTTTAAAAGtgttttttgttatttgtaaAATGAGCCGTTTGATATCAAATTAACGACTAAGATTGTTTACTGTGTGTGAATGTGTGCATGCATTTCTTATGGCAGGAATCTGGATCCGTCTTTTGTAGTTTTTGTGTATATGCTGTAATTGTTTATGAGGGGAATGCTGTTGATTATAGTTctagttttgtttgtttgttctaTGTTACTGTCTTTTATGGAGATGGATTTTTGTTAGTTACTGCGTCATACAGTTTTCAATCTCAATTGTTCGATTTGAATCAGTGGCACAAATTGTTTAAAAGtgttttttgttatttgtaaAATGAGCCGTTTGATATCAAATTAACGACTAAGATTGTTTACTGTGTGTGAATGTGTGCATGCATTTCTTATGGCAGGAATCTGGATCCGTCTTTTGTAGTTTTTGTGTATATGCTGTAATTGTTTATGAGGGGAATGCTGTTGATTATAGTTctagttttgtttgtttgttctaTGTTACTGTCTTTTATGGAGATGGATTTTTGTTAGTTACTGCGTCATACAGTTTTCAATCtcaattgtttgatttgaatcaGGGGCATAAATTGTTTAAAAGtgttttttgttatttgtaaAATGAGCCATTTGATATCAAATTAACGACTAAGATTGTTTACTGTGTGTGAATGTGTGCATGCATTTCTTATGGCAGTAATCTGGATCCGTCTTTTGTAGTTTTTGTGTATATGCTGTAATTGTTTATGAGGGGAATGCTGTTGAAatatgtttgtgtttttttttgctaaaatgcAGGTTGGACTGAGGAAAGGTTCTAGTTCCTTTGCTGAAGCACGAGATGCTGGGTTTTCTGAAGAAAATGGGACTCTGGGTGACATATGGGAAACTATCTCGGGCAGTGATCTTGTGTTGCTTTTGATTTCTGATTCTGCTCAGGTTAATCACTCCTGGAATATATGCACTTATTTTTGTTCTTATATTGTTCTTTAAGTCTGTATTTATATTCTGATTCATCTCTCGTCTGTGTTACTAATACTTTTAATCATTGGTTTCTGTGATAGCAAACAATGTGACGCACTGACACTAATTATATGATCTTTACATTAGTGACAATAAtgcatttttcttattattaatatatctaTGTGCATGGTGAAATCATAAGTTTTACAAAACTTATTGTTAGATGCACATGTTGGAATTCTGGGTTAATTTCAGCTACAATAATAATATGTATCCAGATGTTGTTTGAATTAAGTGCTTAGATGTTATTGACTTATTGTCGATCTAGCCTCTACTGCTGCCTCCAACACTATTGTCATCATCCTGTCTCCACCATTTCCGCTACCCATTGGTATCACATGTAATACTGCCACATTATTGCTACTCCTGCTTATCCTGTTACCATAAACTTATGGCTTGCCACCATCAACCTCCACTAccatcctctctctctctctctctctctctctctctctctatatatatatatatatatatatatatatatatatatattgaaaatatactatatatagcATTTTCTCTTATAACCATGAATCTTAATACACTAATTCATTAAACAATATCAtgctatttgtttttttgaagtTTAACTTGATTCTAATGAAAGGCTTTGAGTGCCATTTGACTTGGTTTGAAAGATGTGTTGGTGTTGTGGTGCTCGTTTGCCGTAACATTCAAACATATTGCATATGCCGTGGACATTTAtgattcaaatcaatttttgtcaATACAAATGACAAAATATGTTGCGTTTCCAATGATTTTGCAGTTTTCTAGTAATTCTTTGGTCTACTTTAGTGTCCAATATAGAAAgttctaatatttttatttatgatgatgcaGGCAGATAATTATGAAAAGATATTTTCGCACATGAAGCCAAACAGCATCCTTGGGCTGTCCCATGGGTTTCTTCTCGGGCATTTACAGTCTTTGGGACTTGATTTTCCGAAGAACATTAGTGTAATTGCTGTGTGCCCAAAAGGTATGGGTCCATCTGTGAGGAGGCTGTATGTACAAGGCAAAGAGATAAACGGGGCTGGAATTAATTCAAGTTTTGCAGTCCACCAAGTAACCTATCATTTTCTCCCCCTCAGCTTCTCCGAACTTTGCTTCTTTTGAGTGTCTCTTGCCCCTATGTTgattgattaatttattttgctttGTGTGCAGGATGTGGATGGAAGAGCTACTGATGTTGCTTTAGGGTGGTCTGTTGCTCTTGGTTCTCCATTCACTTTTGCCACTACCTTGGAGCAGGAATACAAAAGTGATATCTTTGGGGAGAGAGGTAAGAACTTTCTGCATTGTTTTGTTTATTGTCATTGATGACTTAATATATAATTACTGCTTTTGTGACTTATAGGCATTTTACTTGGCGCTGTTCATGGAATTGTGGAATCCTTATTTAGGAGATACACTGAAAATGGAATGGCCGAAGATCTGGCTTATAAAAACACCGTTGAGAGTATAACAGGAATTATATCTAAAACCATCTCCACTAAGGTTGTATTTTCATGCTCATCTAGCATAAAATTATCTTCTTATTGCCTCCCCGAGTCTGACATAATCTCTTGCACATTTTATTTGTATAGGGAATGCTAGCTGTATACAATGCTTTATCGGAAGATGGGAAAAAGGAATTTGAGAAAGCTTACAGTGCTGCTTTTTATCCCTGCATGGAAATTTTGTACGAGTGCTACGAGGATGTAGCCAGTGGCAGTGAGATTCGTAGTGTTGTTCTGGCTGGGCGTCGATTTTATGTAAGGGCATGTTTATTTTCTGTGAATagtaaattattaaataatttagtttttactaCGAACTTTAAATTGTACTTGTGTATTGCAGGAGAAAGAAGGTCTACCTGCATTTCCCATGGGTAAAATTGATCAGACCCGCATGTGGAAGGTTGGTGAGCGTGTCCGATCTACAAGACCAGCAGGTGATCAAGGCCCACTATATCCTTTTACAGCTGGTGTCTTTGTGGCATTGATGATGGCCCAGGTATCGTTAGATGGTTTTattgaaattagggttttaaCTTTACATTTCCTAGTGATGAAGGATGAGATTTAACATTGTTGGTAAGGCAAGTTGAGCATAGAATTAACTATTCGTTTTAATTTGTGATTACAAAATTTCCAGATTGAGGTCTTGAGACGAAAAGGACATTCCTACTCTGAAATCATTAACGAGAGTCTTATTGAGGCGGTTGATTCTTTGAATCCATTCATGCATGCTCGAGGTGTTTCTTTCATGGTCGACAATTGTTCAACCACTGCTAGGTTGGGTTCAAGGAAATGGGCTCCACGATTTGATTACATCCTAACCCAACAAACCTTTGTAGCAGTGGACAATGATGCACCTATTAACGGTGACCTAATCAGCAACTTCATATCAGACCCAGTGCATGGTGCCATTGAAGTTTGTGCTGAATTGAGACCTACAGTAGACATTTCTGTGCCAGCTGATGCAGACTTTGTTCGACCAGAGTTGCGCCAATCCAACAATTAGAACACGAAGCAAATATGGCGTTTACTCTGCCAAATATTTACTGATTGCTCAGTAGAATAGTTTTCTTCTTAGTTCTGTTTTCCCTGTTCTGTTTTTATGACCGAGTGCTAGTATGCATGTTGTATTACGATTTTATAGTTGTAGTTTGTAACACTAAGTAATGCAAACTAGGAATGTTGGTCGATGTCCTATTTAATATTAGTTTAAGTTAATAAAGCATGCCGCACAAGTTTAAGGCggattattaatattataaatgcaAGATAAagtatttcatttaataaatctGATGTGTGTGCCCCATTTTGTTCTGAAGTGTTGAACTTCTGAAGATGACATTGATGTGTCTCTGCAGAAAACTTATGCTGAGCAGTTAAGAGTCTTAAATTTCGATCTAAACAATCGAATAGAGATTTTCAGTGTTGCTTGATGATAAATTGAACCTTTCAAGTCCAGCTGGTATACTTGATGACTTAAATACCACAATGTTATGCAGGTGGACCATTGTACTATATATAATAGGTATATTGCCTTCTTGGTAGGGTCTAGTTGGATTCTAAACCAGATTATCTCTGTTGCGCTAATTTGCCCCTTAGCatgtaaaatataatatgattgaTAATTAAATATGGCTCAATTTCGAATATAACACCCTTCACTTTCAAATCATAAAACATAACAGACTGTATCCCATTTACTTATCCATGTTATCATTTTGAGTTTAAGTAAAAAACTACTAAATCAAATCATGTTTTGCAAATTATTTGTAACCATAACCCAAAATATGACATGTCCGGTTATTTAGAAAGACCAAAACAAAACCAGTTACCATGAAATACAGAGGTGTCACACTATGGGTATGGGACAAGGAGGCGGTGCatagccatgcatgtgtaattTGGATCCATGTTGTATACCGTATTCTTCTATTCTAGTTATGGTCAAAGACAAAGCATGCATCTATTTTCATCCCATTGAGCTTTATCTTCTTGATACCAAAAAGCCTAAACATGAATGTTA
Coding sequences within it:
- the LOC123893953 gene encoding ketol-acid reductoisomerase, chloroplastic-like translates to MAATTSCSQAISATSEIKTKPITTRSFPITNLALQSSKLTSKTLTLRRSTGIVASSLSSRTVSVPAIQIPASLDFNTSLFKKEKVNLAGHEEFIVRGGRDLFHLLPDAFKGIKQIGVIGWGSQGPAQAQNLRDSLVEANSDIVVKVGLRKGSSSFAEARDAGFSEENGTLGDIWETISGSDLVLLLISDSAQADNYEKIFSHMKPNSILGLSHGFLLGHLQSLGLDFPKNISVIAVCPKGMGPSVRRLYVQGKEINGAGINSSFAVHQDVDGRATDVALGWSVALGSPFTFATTLEQEYKSDIFGERGILLGAVHGIVESLFRRYTENGMAEDLAYKNTVESITGIISKTISTKGMLAVYNALSEDGKKEFEKAYSAAFYPCMEILYECYEDVASGSEIRSVVLAGRRFYEKEGLPAFPMGKIDQTRMWKVGERVRSTRPAGDQGPLYPFTAGVFVALMMAQIEVLRRKGHSYSEIINESLIEAVDSLNPFMHARGVSFMVDNCSTTARLGSRKWAPRFDYILTQQTFVAVDNDAPINGDLISNFISDPVHGAIEVCAELRPTVDISVPADADFVRPELRQSNN